TTACCCCAGGTATATTCTCGCCTATTAATGCTATAATCACTTAAGCCATCAAAGAATTCATTCTCCAGACCAACCTCTGCCAGATCATTGGCCAGATGAGAATTCATCGAAACAAATTCATCATTATCCAGCTTAACTAAAATTACACTTCCTGCTGTCTTCCTTTCAGGATTATCAGTCGGCTTATAATATACAACCCTACCCTCTTTGATAATCAAAGGCAGTCTGCCAGGATCTGGCAGATGTAACTTAATTTTATTACTTGACTCATCTTCACAAATCAAAACAAATCTATTAGGCCTTGCAATAATCTTTGCTTTCAATAAATTATCAGAAAAATCTATATAAGGCAGTTCCATATATTCCACCTCCAAAAAAAATAACCGGGGAAAATTTCCCCGGTAAGTCAATTAGTTAAAATACAACTTCTACTGAATAAAGCTCACTACACTTTTTATTTTCCATTTTACCTTCTTGCGTTTTAATTTCAATTTTATCTT
The genomic region above belongs to Halonatronomonas betaini and contains:
- the sfsA gene encoding DNA/RNA nuclease SfsA, with product MELPYIDFSDNLLKAKIIARPNRFVLICEDESSNKIKLHLPDPGRLPLIIKEGRVVYYKPTDNPERKTAGSVILVKLDNDEFVSMNSHLANDLAEVGLENEFFDGLSDYSINRREYTWGNSRFDFLLNATDGDEYLLEVKSVNLVDDGQACFPDAPTKRGVRHLEELIKWKDVTGNLAGVLFIVQQEQAELFKPCEEIDPDFAETLDKAREAGIDIFVYDTNVDLNKIMLNQRIEQNW